The proteins below come from a single Candidatus Omnitrophota bacterium genomic window:
- a CDS encoding DoxX family protein — MSALSDIAILLLRIGIGVIFIGHGMQKTFGAFGGQGVQGLVGMVQSLGFNPPIVWAWILALSELSGGIFTLLGVLPRVGAALISISMIVAIVKVHGPKGLFAAQGGFEYPFLILMVTLSLVITGAGKFSIFNKF, encoded by the coding sequence ATGAGCGCTTTATCTGATATAGCTATTCTCTTATTGAGGATCGGTATAGGCGTTATATTCATCGGGCATGGCATGCAGAAGACATTTGGAGCCTTCGGGGGTCAGGGAGTCCAGGGCCTCGTCGGAATGGTGCAAAGCCTGGGTTTCAATCCGCCGATCGTCTGGGCGTGGATTCTCGCGCTCTCGGAGTTATCGGGAGGTATATTCACGCTGCTCGGGGTATTGCCGAGAGTAGGAGCGGCTTTAATAAGCATATCAATGATCGTGGCCATAGTGAAGGTCCACGGCCCGAAGGGGCTATTCGCCGCGCAGGGAGGTTTCGAATACCCGTTCCTGATACTCATGGTGACGCTCTCTCTCGTAATAACGGGCGCCGGCAAGTTTTCGATATTCAATAAATTCTAA
- the pyk gene encoding pyruvate kinase has product MTKTKIICTLGPASSKAGVLLKMMRAGMDVVRLNFSHGSLPEHLSRIRLVRELNRKYRRHIRILGDLEGYRIRLGRLKGGKPIQIKKAQTIWLTQENILGEGDLIPFDYVGSLNRIGKGQHIYIDDGNIALMAEICEKNRLKTKVIIPGVLKEHKGVNMPDVRIDFKGLTSKDKAHLDFCVENKIDFIAQSFVRSADDILALRQYLKSNSNKFRIIAKIENWEGIRNIDKIIDVCEGIMVARGDMGVSIPIYEVPIMQKEIIKRCNRMKKFVITATQMLESMTENRRPTRAEVSDVANAILDGSDYVMLSGETAVGLYPSECVDMMNKIITFTEKHQISKA; this is encoded by the coding sequence ATGACAAAGACTAAGATAATATGCACCTTAGGTCCCGCCTCAAGTAAGGCGGGCGTTCTACTGAAGATGATGCGTGCCGGGATGGATGTGGTGAGGCTGAATTTTTCTCACGGCAGCCTACCGGAACATCTGTCGCGGATACGCCTGGTAAGGGAACTTAATAGGAAATATCGCCGGCATATAAGGATATTGGGAGATCTGGAGGGCTATCGCATACGTCTCGGCAGGCTTAAAGGCGGCAAGCCCATTCAGATAAAGAAAGCCCAGACCATCTGGTTGACCCAGGAGAATATATTAGGAGAAGGCGATCTAATACCATTCGATTATGTGGGCTCTTTAAATAGGATAGGAAAGGGCCAGCATATCTATATCGATGACGGTAATATTGCTCTTATGGCCGAGATTTGCGAAAAGAATAGGCTGAAGACGAAGGTAATAATCCCGGGGGTGCTTAAGGAGCATAAGGGTGTTAATATGCCGGATGTCCGGATCGATTTTAAGGGACTCACTTCGAAGGATAAAGCGCATCTCGATTTTTGTGTGGAGAATAAGATCGATTTTATCGCCCAGTCTTTTGTGAGAAGCGCGGACGACATTCTCGCCTTAAGGCAATATCTTAAAAGTAACTCCAATAAGTTCCGAATTATCGCGAAGATAGAGAATTGGGAAGGCATCAGGAATATCGATAAGATAATCGATGTCTGCGAAGGGATCATGGTCGCAAGAGGCGATATGGGTGTCTCCATTCCGATATACGAAGTGCCCATAATGCAGAAAGAGATAATAAAAAGGTGCAACAGGATGAAGAAATTTGTGATCACCGCTACGCAGATGCTTGAGAGCATGACCGAAAACCGTCGTCCTACGAGAGCTGAGGTCTCCGACGTCGCTAACGCCATATTGGACGGCTCGGACTACGTGATGCTCTCCGGGGAAACCGCCGTCGGCTTATATCCGTCGGAATGTGTTGACATGATGAACAAAATAATCACTTTCACCGAGAAGCACCAAATTAGTAAGGCTTGA
- a CDS encoding 4-alpha-glucanotransferase has translation MVCLFCTNIVVLANTDILAPIVGNPEVYKAMQGMMEERLAVQQKPASEPFQPEFALKLPIIKIDQPGAVIFNPKLNFVQGKSLDTTLINTTRSAEEVRALLKNMPRGTKLFIKGHLRGVDGPGSSLDLPEFQIKLTPQGSVLIEQIPSTPTLASEFSVTVQFELLPDKDDSDVIEYVAPDYGITQEKPYRVKGGVKLNTATEDTPWETTPNGQKDGPAFIFRNVFGLGGIRIICADTDAMALAGGMESSNVFNVALIAAASMLSGANLSQADIFSLAVKLENNEFKGLTGGQGHLCCMLGGAYRHLWLSGLTDNAGELVNPYAALSVPFLSEGQLSAIEDHMFLVQAGKEFENGEPKVKRTASLINYMWTDLLRYNDAEGLRLHQQKIALAGQYTKALQEGKFEDAVTAVNRYVDIRDELCRRWMGLVIDHHLGRDAPEYVKKYFAPKVFDRSNEYYEFYDVVRNVINKMDERRAEGAQDYETIAKNTSFYTYEGTGVLVQKARKEGIAIMPLGAGGPGANLVAISARGSAHLKSFLEREGIWQFTAEKAEEAKKIIRGFIKTGTIRGYMQFKVGREGLKIGGFDSLTGIRVPEGPVQLSKVVGTKAAPDWWLKRQMGGILCPLFSGKRQGDQGIGDLKWLESFIDFMSKQDADFLVQLPTTQINPTDSCPYVSISLFANNAICYLPLDELISAKEMSNYQKEFVKMSADADMAKKLNSALSAQKIDYAIIVPYKEYCLRQEFEKLYPGIALGDNSGFNAYVKENKDWIEDYSLFHSLLNYHNGRAWWEWDRQYKERDAEALKAYSQKNKKEILFYQYLQWLYYSRWQKVRAYSREKNKFIIGDAPIYPAPNSADVWVNQDIFDMAKNAGAPAEPIAPDGQNWGTHPYRWDENYYKVIGFWEKRIRYMARFYDGIRIDHLLGLCSEWLIDVGQHPKTGKFYPESLEAGAAMGEKILRHLAKAAEEENILLIGEDIGYRDHIIREMIDNLSLELPNLFLYNPVGWRQKHMANRPHTMVVDATHDTPATFAERYDGLHDGDRGQVRDFLDVHGIQPVSEDANHMEEQVIAAMERESFYCLTLQTIVGERDAQVNVPGEVGPHNWSWRAPPVEELLKMEHLGYFPKPASATKEVIGALPQEWLNDGNKFNAAEFIKYLSSLPRNNNRILEQDKTAFIFSENVTFANGLGVLLPKLVKSGMKVAVIATNDKERALIDELNQNKPDDERIIYADTIIEARIKAKTARYYYFKVNGDPDTDLYNVTTFDITDIVKKIIDAIGKVSGIVERERLELLHEAARKFAQAA, from the coding sequence ATGGTGTGCCTATTCTGCACGAACATAGTTGTCCTAGCCAACACAGATATCCTCGCTCCTATCGTCGGAAATCCAGAAGTCTACAAAGCGATGCAGGGCATGATGGAAGAGCGGCTTGCTGTCCAGCAGAAACCGGCAAGTGAGCCATTTCAGCCAGAATTTGCGCTCAAATTGCCGATCATTAAAATCGATCAGCCCGGCGCAGTTATATTTAACCCAAAGCTCAACTTCGTCCAGGGTAAGTCTTTGGACACCACCCTTATTAATACAACGCGTTCTGCAGAAGAAGTGCGGGCGCTTTTAAAAAATATGCCGCGAGGCACGAAGCTCTTTATTAAGGGCCATCTCAGAGGCGTTGACGGCCCCGGCTCATCTCTTGATTTGCCGGAATTCCAGATAAAACTTACGCCCCAGGGTAGTGTATTAATAGAACAGATCCCCTCCACTCCAACCCTTGCCAGCGAATTCAGTGTTACGGTACAGTTTGAGCTTCTGCCGGACAAAGATGATAGTGATGTGATCGAATACGTAGCTCCGGACTATGGCATTACCCAGGAGAAGCCCTACAGGGTTAAAGGCGGCGTCAAACTTAATACTGCCACTGAGGATACACCATGGGAGACGACGCCGAACGGCCAAAAGGACGGACCTGCGTTTATATTCCGGAACGTATTCGGCCTCGGCGGTATACGCATAATCTGCGCGGATACTGACGCGATGGCTTTAGCCGGCGGTATGGAGTCGTCCAATGTATTTAATGTCGCTCTGATAGCCGCCGCGAGTATGTTAAGCGGCGCTAATCTATCGCAGGCAGATATATTCAGCCTCGCAGTGAAGCTTGAAAATAATGAATTTAAAGGATTGACGGGCGGTCAGGGACATCTTTGCTGTATGCTCGGAGGCGCTTACAGGCATTTATGGCTTTCGGGCCTGACCGACAATGCGGGTGAGTTGGTTAATCCTTATGCTGCGCTTTCAGTGCCATTTCTATCCGAGGGTCAGCTTAGCGCGATCGAGGATCACATGTTCCTCGTGCAGGCCGGAAAAGAATTCGAGAACGGCGAACCTAAGGTCAAGCGGACGGCATCCCTGATCAATTATATGTGGACCGACTTATTGAGGTATAACGATGCGGAAGGTTTAAGACTGCATCAGCAGAAGATAGCGCTCGCCGGGCAGTACACAAAGGCTCTGCAGGAAGGGAAATTCGAAGATGCGGTAACTGCCGTGAATAGATATGTTGATATCAGGGATGAACTGTGCCGCCGATGGATGGGCCTGGTGATAGATCATCATCTCGGTAGAGATGCGCCAGAATATGTGAAAAAATATTTTGCGCCGAAGGTTTTTGATAGATCGAACGAATATTATGAGTTCTACGATGTGGTAAGGAATGTAATAAATAAGATGGACGAGCGCAGGGCAGAAGGCGCGCAAGACTATGAGACAATAGCGAAGAATACAAGTTTTTATACTTACGAAGGCACAGGCGTTCTCGTGCAGAAAGCCAGGAAAGAGGGGATAGCTATCATGCCTCTGGGCGCCGGCGGGCCCGGAGCCAATCTTGTCGCGATATCTGCCCGTGGAAGCGCTCACCTGAAGAGTTTCCTGGAGCGGGAGGGCATATGGCAGTTTACGGCTGAAAAAGCCGAAGAGGCCAAGAAGATAATAAGAGGGTTTATAAAAACCGGAACGATCAGAGGATATATGCAGTTCAAGGTCGGCCGGGAAGGGCTAAAGATAGGCGGATTCGACAGCCTCACCGGCATTCGAGTGCCTGAAGGGCCGGTGCAGCTATCCAAGGTAGTCGGAACCAAAGCGGCGCCGGACTGGTGGTTAAAGAGGCAGATGGGCGGGATACTCTGCCCTCTCTTTTCTGGGAAGCGGCAAGGCGACCAGGGGATTGGCGATCTGAAGTGGCTTGAATCTTTCATCGATTTCATGTCGAAGCAGGACGCCGATTTTCTTGTGCAGCTGCCGACCACACAGATAAATCCGACCGATTCCTGCCCATATGTCAGCATAAGCTTATTTGCCAATAACGCTATCTGTTATCTCCCTCTCGACGAACTTATTTCAGCTAAAGAAATGAGTAATTATCAGAAAGAGTTTGTGAAGATGTCCGCCGATGCGGATATGGCAAAAAAGTTAAACTCCGCTCTATCCGCCCAGAAAATAGACTACGCGATTATCGTGCCGTATAAAGAATATTGTCTGCGCCAGGAATTTGAGAAGTTGTATCCCGGCATCGCCCTAGGCGATAATTCGGGATTCAATGCTTACGTGAAAGAGAATAAAGACTGGATAGAAGATTACTCTCTCTTCCACTCCTTATTAAATTATCACAACGGCCGGGCATGGTGGGAGTGGGATCGTCAATATAAGGAAAGGGATGCTGAAGCGCTTAAGGCGTATAGTCAAAAAAATAAGAAAGAGATCCTATTTTATCAATATCTCCAGTGGCTATATTACTCACGCTGGCAGAAGGTACGCGCGTATTCCCGCGAGAAAAACAAATTTATTATAGGCGATGCGCCTATATATCCTGCGCCTAATAGCGCGGATGTCTGGGTGAATCAGGATATCTTCGATATGGCCAAGAACGCAGGCGCGCCTGCCGAGCCCATAGCTCCCGACGGACAAAATTGGGGAACGCATCCTTACAGATGGGACGAAAACTACTATAAAGTGATCGGATTCTGGGAGAAGCGCATAAGATATATGGCGCGATTCTATGATGGAATAAGAATAGATCATCTGCTCGGTTTGTGCTCGGAGTGGCTTATAGATGTCGGCCAGCATCCTAAGACAGGAAAATTTTATCCTGAATCTCTGGAAGCAGGGGCTGCGATGGGCGAGAAGATCCTCCGCCACCTGGCAAAAGCAGCCGAAGAAGAAAATATACTGCTTATCGGCGAAGATATAGGCTATAGAGACCATATTATAAGGGAGATGATAGATAACCTCTCGCTGGAACTGCCGAATCTATTTTTATATAATCCCGTTGGCTGGCGGCAAAAACATATGGCTAATAGGCCCCATACCATGGTCGTGGACGCGACACATGACACGCCGGCCACATTTGCCGAGCGTTATGACGGATTGCATGATGGGGACCGCGGTCAGGTGAGAGACTTTTTAGATGTGCACGGCATTCAACCGGTTTCCGAAGACGCAAACCATATGGAAGAGCAAGTTATCGCGGCAATGGAAAGGGAGAGTTTTTATTGCCTCACTTTGCAGACAATAGTGGGAGAAAGAGATGCGCAAGTAAATGTACCTGGCGAAGTAGGGCCGCATAACTGGTCGTGGCGGGCGCCGCCGGTGGAAGAACTTTTAAAAATGGAGCACCTCGGTTATTTCCCGAAGCCGGCCAGTGCCACAAAAGAAGTTATAGGGGCGCTTCCGCAGGAATGGCTAAATGATGGGAATAAATTCAATGCCGCCGAATTCATTAAATATCTATCCAGCCTTCCTCGCAATAATAATAGAATCCTCGAACAAGATAAAACAGCATTTATATTTTCAGAAAACGTCACCTTCGCTAATGGCTTGGGGGTGCTCTTACCGAAATTAGTTAAATCCGGTATGAAAGTGGCGGTAATAGCTACCAATGACAAGGAGAGGGCGTTGATCGACGAGTTAAATCAAAATAAACCTGATGATGAAAGAATAATTTATGCTGACACAATCATTGAGGCAAGAATAAAGGCCAAAACGGCAAGGTATTATTACTTTAAAGTTAATGGCGATCCTGATACGGATTTGTATAACGTCACTACATTCGATATAACGGACATAGTTAAGAAGATAATAGATGCTATAGGCAAAGTCAGCGGCATAGTGGAGCGCGAGAGGCTGGAGCTTCTCCATGAGGCGGCCCGGAAATTCGCGCAAGCCGCATAA
- a CDS encoding sulfide-dependent adenosine diphosphate thiazole synthase, which yields MKLDEIKISKAIIETYNDKLIKALDVDVAIVGAGPAGMVCAYYLAKAKKHVVMFERKLSVGGGMWGGGIMFNEIVVQEEAKEILDELGVRTRKYDSDYYLSDSIEAVSTICSKTVKAGAQIFNLISAEDIMIRQKRVCGLVLNWTAVEMAKLHVDPITMRAKYVVDATGHATEVARIIERKSGISLKTKTGKIMGEGSMWADVAENMTLKNSKEAAPGFYVCGMAANAVFGGPRMGPIFGGMLLSGRKVAKDLIKLL from the coding sequence ATGAAACTGGATGAGATCAAGATTTCTAAGGCGATAATAGAGACCTATAATGACAAGCTTATAAAGGCTCTGGACGTCGATGTGGCCATCGTGGGCGCCGGGCCGGCAGGCATGGTCTGCGCATACTATCTGGCGAAGGCGAAGAAGCACGTCGTCATGTTCGAGAGAAAGCTGTCGGTGGGCGGCGGCATGTGGGGCGGCGGCATAATGTTCAATGAGATAGTTGTCCAGGAAGAGGCTAAAGAGATCCTGGATGAGCTCGGCGTCAGGACTCGGAAGTATGACAGCGATTACTATCTGTCGGATTCGATCGAAGCGGTGTCCACCATCTGTTCGAAGACGGTAAAGGCCGGCGCCCAGATCTTCAATCTTATAAGTGCCGAAGACATCATGATCAGACAGAAGAGGGTATGCGGGCTCGTCCTGAACTGGACGGCAGTCGAGATGGCAAAGCTTCACGTGGACCCCATCACGATGAGGGCGAAATATGTCGTAGATGCTACGGGCCACGCCACCGAAGTCGCGCGCATCATCGAGAGAAAGTCCGGCATAAGCCTTAAGACCAAGACAGGCAAGATCATGGGCGAGGGCTCTATGTGGGCGGATGTCGCCGAAAATATGACATTGAAGAATTCCAAGGAAGCCGCACCGGGCTTCTACGTCTGCGGCATGGCCGCCAACGCGGTATTCGGCGGACCGAGAATGGGCCCGATATTCGGAGGCATGCTCCTCTCCGGCAGGAAGGTGGCTAAAGACCTGATCAAGTTACTGTAG